Within the Metasolibacillus fluoroglycofenilyticus genome, the region AGAGCTACTGAATCGTGTTGACGATATTATTACTTTCCACGCATTAACAGATGAACATTTTTATGCAATCACTTGGAAATACGTTCGCCAGTTACAGGAACGAATTGCGGAGCAGGAAATTACAGTGAATGTGGATGAGGCGGTCGTTCATTGGGCTGTCAAAGAGGGAGTTGATGCACAATTCGGTGCTCGTCCATTAAAACGCTTTGTACAGCGCCATATTGAAACAGCGGTGGCAAAGGCATTATTGCAAGGAGATGTATTGCCAGGAGACACATTAGAGGTAACACTTGAAAATAATGCAGTGCATATTGAAAAAAGTTAACTTAATCAAAAAATTGCCTGAAAAGTAGTGCATTAGCACACTTTTCAGGCAATTTCTTTTAATGACTATCAGCGTCTGCTATTGGGTCGTTTGGAATAATTGCAGAAATGATAAATACTAAAATACTTACTGCTACAGAAAGAATAGCTGCTAAACCGAAGTTAGGGTCTACACCTAAAATCGAGCTCACTACATAAGTTAACATTGATACTAGTAGGAATGACCAAATAAATGTCATGATGTATTGCATTTGATTCACCTCTATTTAGACTTTGTATATCGTTTTCATTAAATCACATCTTTAATATAATACCACACGTTAGGTAAAAATAAAATTACTGTTTTTAAACAATTGTGAAGGTTGTTTGAAAAAGAATTTCTTGCGATTCAAAAAATTGTTGGCTATAATTAGTACCAAGTATTAATAATTAGTGTTAACCAAGAAAGGGGCCGCTATATGAATGCAGGTATTATCGGCGTTGGAAAATACGTACCGGAAAAAGTAGTAACGAATGAGGATTTAGAGAAAATTTTAGATACAAGTGATGAGTGGATTCGTACGCGTACAGGTATTGAAGCACGTAGAATTGCGGCTGACAATGAAGAAACATCAGATATGGCATATAAGGCAGCTGTTGCGGCGATAACAAATGCAGGTATTCAGGCTGAGGAAATTGGTTTAATTTTGGTAGCAACAGTGACGCCGGATCAAGCATTTCCAACTGTAGCATGTCAAATACAGGAGGCACTTGGCGCTAAAAATGCAGCAGCTATGGATATATCTGCGGCTTGCGCAGGCTTTATGTATGGTTTAATTACGGCAAAGCAATTTGTTGAAAGTGGTAGCTATGACAATGTGCTCGTTGTCGGTGTTGAAAAGCTTTCAAAAATTATTGATTGGCAAGATCGCAATACGGCTGTATTATTTGGTGATGGCGCAAGTGCGGCTATTGTATCAAAAGTATCTGAAGGACGCGGAATTTTATCGTTTGAGCTAGGAGCAGACGGCACAGGTGGTAAGTACTTATGTCTAGATCAAAACAAGGCGATTGCGATGAATGGGCGCGAAGTATTCAAATTTGCTGTACGTCAAATGGGTGAATCAGCAATGAATGTTGTGGAAAAAGCAGGTTATCGTAAAGAGGACGTAGACTATTTAATTCCGCATCAGGCGAACATTCGCATTATGGAGGCTGCTCGTGAGCGTTTAGGCTTACCAGAAGAAAAGATGTCAAAAACAATTCATAAATATGGTAATACATCAGCAGCATCTATCGGCATTTCATTAGTCGATGATTTAGAAGAAGGCAAAATTAAGAACGATGATTTAATCGTATTAGTTGGATTTGGTGGCGGTCTAACATGGGGCGCTGTCACACTACGTTGGGGAAGATAATACTAGAGGGGGAAGAGACATGACAAAACGTAGAGTAGTAGTAACAGGAATTGGAGCAGTAACACCGCTTGGAGCGACTGCCGAAGCAACATGGGATGCCATTAAAGCAGGTAAGTCGGGTATTGGTCCATTAACACGTGTAGATGCAGAGAAATTTACAGCGAAAGTAGCAGCAGAAGTGAAAGAATTTGATATTGAACAATTTGTAGAGCGTAAAGAAGCTCGTAAAATGGATCGCTTTACACAATATGCAGTTGCAGCATCTATGATGGCGACAAAGGATGCAAACCTAAATATTACTGAGGATATGGCACCGCGTGTAGGTGTTTGGATTGGCTCTGGTATTGGTGGTATGGAAACATACGAGCAACAATTTTTAACGTTCCAAGAGCGTGGAGCACGCCGCGTAAGCCCATTCTTTATTCCGATGCTTATTCCAGATATGGCTTCAGGTCAAGTATCGATTTATTTAGGGGCTAAAGGTCCAAACTCATGCTCTGTAACAGCTTGTGCCTCTGGTACGAACTCTATCGGTGACGCATTCAAAGTAATTGAGCGTGGGGATGCAGATGTAATGATTTCTGGAGGAGCAGAGGCGCCGATTGTTAATTTAGCAATTGCTGGTTTCACAGCAAATACAGCATTGACGACAAATGCTGACCCAAAGACGGCAAGCCGCCCATTTGATAAGGAGCGTGATGGCTTCGTTATCGGTGAAGGTGCAGGTATCGTGATTTTAGAAGAGTTAGAGCACGCTTTAGCGCGTGGTGCAAAGATTTATGGTGAAGTAGTCGGTTATGGCACAACAGGTGATGCACATCATATTACAGCGCCAGCGCCAGAGGGTGAAGGGGCTGCGCGTGCAATGCAGCAAGCAATAAATGACGCAGGTGTTGAGCCGAATGTAGTTGGTTATATTAATGCACACGGTACAAGTACACCATACAATGATTTGTTTGAAACACAGGCAGTAAAAACGGTATTCGGCGAGCATGCCTATAAACTAGCAATGAGCTCAACGAAATCGATGACAGGTCATTTATTAGGTGCTGCTGGTGGAGTGGAAGCCATTTTTACGGTGCTAGCATTACATGAAGGAATTTTACCACCGACAATTAATTTACACACACCAGACCCAGCGTGTGACTTAGATTATGTACCGAACGAAGCGAGGGAAGCTTCTGTTGAGTACGCATTAAGTAATTCACTTGGCTTCGGTGGCCATAATGCATGTTTATTATTCAAAAAGTATAATTAATAGTGGCGTTCAAATAGCAGTGCATTGCCTGTTATTTGAACGCTTTTAATGTTGTTTTTCAAAGAGTTCATACGTTAAAATAAAGAGGGTTTTTTTGGGGAATGAGAGAAACACTAGATTTAGCAGTGTTTAGCCTAGATGTAAGCAAAGGGCGCAAATTAAACTTTCAATGCACTTAAAAACAGGGACAGTCTTTTTTGGACAGCCCTGTTTTTCTTTTCAAATAGACGCATTTTTAGCATTTTACTTGAATATTTCTGTAAGGAAAGGATGGTGTTATCGTACGCTTTGTTTTGTTTTTGTTTTGCTACGGTATTAGTGTCGTATCCATTAGCAATTGCATTTTGTATTTAAACTATCGAACGCTCGGCTACTCATGGTCGGCAGTATGGAACTTTTTACTTGGTACATACGAGCTTTATATAGCTATCGCTTCACTTTGCGTGCTATTTATCGTCGTTTTCGACCTAAACCCATGGCGTTCTCCATTTTCTTAAGTGTTTTAGAGGCGATGGCATTCGCTTTTTCTGCTCCAGCATCTAAAATATCGTCTAATTCAGGAGAATCAATCAATGCGTAGTAACGTTCTTGAATTGGTGTTAAATGCTCAATTACAGCAACAGCTACACCTGCTTTAAAATCACCGTAGCCTTTGCCTTCATATTTTTTCTCTAGATCAGCAATTGAAATGCCAGATAAAGCAGATTCAATTGTTAGTAAATTGGACACACCTGGTTTATTTTCGACATCGAATTTCACAATACCATCAGAGTCTGTTACGGCGGATTTGATTTTCTTTTCAATTTCCTTTGGCGTATCCAACACGCGAATTGTCGCTTTCGTATTCGGGTCGGACTTGCTCATTTTTTTCGTTGGCTCCTGCAACGATTTAATGCGCGCGCCTTCTTTCGGCAATTGAATATCAGGAATCGTTAAAATCTCGTTGTAACGCTTATTAAAGCGTTCTGCTAAGTCACGTGTTAATTCGATATGCTGCTTTTGGTCTTCACCAACCGGCACAATATTTGTATTATAAAGCAAAATATCTGCTGCCATTAATGGCGGATACGTTAATAATGCAGCAGATACTGACTCTTTTCCACTCGATTTATCTTTGAATTGTGTCATGCGCTCTAGCTCCCCGATAGATGCCACACATTGAAGCATCCATGCTGCCTGTGCATGTGCAGGAACTTCAGATTGAATAAATAAAATGGATTTTTCTGGGTCGATACCAACAGCAATATACATCGCTGCAAGACTTCGAATACTTTTGCGTAGCTCTAATCGCTCCTGCGGCACTGTAATGGCATGCTGGTCAACGATGCAGTAAATTGCCTGGCCTTGGTTTTGTAAAGCAGGGAATTGTCTAATTGCCCCGATATAATTACCAAGCGTAATAGTACCTGTAGGCTGAACACCTGAAAAAATTGTTGTCATTAAAATTCCTCCTAATTATTAAATAAATACAAAAAACATCATGCATCCCTATTAAAAATAGTAGGGACGAATGATGTTCGGAATCCGCGGTACCACCCAGCTTGCCCATAAATCTGAGCCACTTAACCTTCGTAACGTGAAGTATGCCGAGCTTTACTACTATGCCTCTAAATTTTTTCATGCTTGCTTGAAAAAATTATGGGGCTATCTCTACATTCAGCTACAAGTGAGTCATTGTCAGAAATGGCTGAACGATAAATTATTGTTCATAAAGCTAACTCAGAAGCCCATTCCGTTTGTATGATGGTCTGTTTGCACCAACCACAGACTCTCTAAACATCAAAGCTCAAACGTACTCTTCTTCTTCATTGTTTTTAGTTATATCTATTATGACTGAAATTATAGTATAGATGTATAAAAAAATGCAATACCTTTGTATAAAGTAAATTTAAAAAGGTTAATCTTATTGTAATGCAAGGGAACTTTTTGAAGAATGGGGCGGTCTGAAAAGAAAAGGGTTTTTGGGGCAATGGAAGTATAACTTTTGTCTATTCTTTTACATTTGAAAGAAAATGCTAAAACCTTTTTAATGAAACGTCTAAAAACAGTGCCATAGCTCATCATTAGGGCACCCGCAAGTGAAATTTTTCTCGATTATTTATAACTAATTGAGAAAAATCAGTCAAACGCATGTTTTGTTGTAACACAGTTTGGGTATAAACATACTGTTATAAATAATCATTCATACACTAGTCATAGTTGTTATTAGTTAAATCTTATTATTTTTTAAAATAGAAGGGTTTTTTATTGACATCCTATATTCAAAGTAAGTCAAATAGTGTATAATAACCGTAGCACTTAAATTAAATTAATTCTAAATTAAGAATTCAATAATATAGTTGATTCCAAAATGAAAGGATGTGTTACAAATGAGAGTTACTTTGTTTACATCGCCAAGCTGTACATCTTGCCGTAAAGCAAAGGCTTGGCTTGAAGAACATGATATCCCTTATACAGAGCGTAATATTTTTTCCGAGCCTTTAACAATTAGTGAAATTAAAGAAATTTTACGCATGACGGAAGATGGAACAGATGAGATTATTTCAACTCGCTCGAAGATTTTCCAAAAGTTAAATGTAGATGTAGAAAATTTACCGTTACAAAGATTGTACGAGCTTATTCAAGAATATCCGGGGCTACTACGTCGTCCAATTATTTTAGATGAGAAGCGTTTACAGGTCGGTTATAATGAAGATGAGATTCGACGTTTTTTACCACGTGGTGTTCGTGCATTCCAATTGCAAGAAGCACAAAGAATGGTCGATTAATGATGGGACCTGTAGAGGCAGGAGTTTTCTGTTGAATCAAGATAAAGTGAAACTTCAATCGGTGGTGGTTTTCCTCATCCCCCATTGATTGTTAGTTGAACCAATCGGGCTTTTACGGGCAGTTGAACTCCCACTTATCCTTAAGCCGACTTTCACTTAAGTCTTGAAGTGGGTGTTCTACTGCCCGTTAATGCGGGATAAAAGGTTTTAGCTGTCTGGAAAGTATTATCTTTCTAGGCAGCATCTTTTTTGTTTCACAATTTACTTGGACTTGCCTTGCTATTGAGAAAATAGTACAATGTAATCTCAATATTCTAATAATTTCAGGGCTAATTTTCAGTAATTTTAACGTTTTTGGTGTTTTTCCTTTTCATTTTTTACGGGAACATCATACAATAGAGTTATAGAAAAGTATTGGCCTTTCTATAAGTGAATTATGTCTTTTGTAATTCCTATAAAAAATCTGTGCAATGCTCCACTGTTAAGAGCATGTATGAAAAAGCTTCAAAAGTTGAATGATAATTTTACATGTTCGTTTAGCAAATGACTGTGAAGGGAGTTGAGGTCGAATGGACATCGAACGCATCAATGACAATACATTAAAGCTGTTCATTACGTATAGAGATATTGAGGATCGTGGTTATAGCAGAGAAGAGATTTGGTATAATCGTTCCAAGGGTGAAGAGCTATTTTGGGATGTCATGGCTGAAGTCAATACAGACGATTATTTTGATTTAGAAGGACCGATTTGGATTCATGTTAACGCATCAGAGCAGGGGCTTGAAGTAATTGTTACACGTGCGAACATGAGCAATGATGGGGAGAGCTTAACAAATGGCTTTGATGAAAATCAAGATATCGCAGCACAGTTACGCGAAATGGAAGAAACACTTTTAGAAACGATGGAAAGTGAAGACAATGAAGAAGGCACAAGCATTTTAAATGCTCGCTATAAATTTAAAGATATTGATGAATTAATCCCTGTTGCCAAGCGCCTAATCACATATGGAACGGCATCATCACTATATAAATTGGACAATGAATACTATTTATCGGTCGATTTTTCGGAGATGGCAGATGCTTATGAGCGTCGAAATGCAATCGCTATTTTAAAGGAGCATCTACAGCCAACGAAATTAACAATTCACCGCATTGAAGAATATGGTCAACCAATTATGCCAGAGGATTGTTTCGAAACAGTTATTCAATATTTCGCATAAGAATGGGCGTCCGAAAAGCGTGCTAAAGCACTTCTTTTCGGACGTTTTGTTTATGTTTTATTAAAATATTCACCGTTTAACTTCTTTCAGCAAATTATTTAATCTTTGACTTCCTTAATGGAATATTTGAAAAATCAAATATTTATTTTATAATGGAAGGTGGAAAGGAGGAGAGATTTTGTTAGTTGCTCACAACGAACATGGAGAGCTAATAGTTATTACAGAAGATATATGTTTAAAGCAATTACAGTATTTGCGCCAAACTACCACATTTTATTGTCCACAATGCAAACAGCCTTTACAGTTGAAAATTGGACGAGTTAAAATTCCACATTTTGCCCACAAACGTTTAAATGATTGTGATGCTTCTTTTTCAGAGGGAGAATCCCCCATACATTTATTAGGAAAGCAGCAATTATTTTCTTTTTTTCAGAAACGAGTAGAGCATATAGCGCTTGAAAGCTATTTATCCCCATTACAGCAAAGACCTGATTTATTTCTTATACATCAAAATAGACATTATGCGATTGAATTTCAATGTAGTGTTATTCCATCAGAACAAATCGATGAGCGAACAGCTGGTTATGAAAGGTATGGAATAATTCCACTTTGGATTACAAAAACTCCGAATAAACTTCCCACATTTGGCATAAGAAAAATAATATTAAGTCAATTTTATCAACAATTTTTTAAGCGTTATAAGGGGCAGCTTTATTTACTCACATATGATGCTGTGCACAGCCGCTTTGTCTATTTTAGCAATTTGCAATATATGCAAGGTCGTACATG harbors:
- a CDS encoding YjzD family protein is translated as MQYIMTFIWSFLLVSMLTYVVSSILGVDPNFGLAAILSVAVSILVFIISAIIPNDPIADADSH
- a CDS encoding beta-ketoacyl-ACP synthase III; this translates as MNAGIIGVGKYVPEKVVTNEDLEKILDTSDEWIRTRTGIEARRIAADNEETSDMAYKAAVAAITNAGIQAEEIGLILVATVTPDQAFPTVACQIQEALGAKNAAAMDISAACAGFMYGLITAKQFVESGSYDNVLVVGVEKLSKIIDWQDRNTAVLFGDGASAAIVSKVSEGRGILSFELGADGTGGKYLCLDQNKAIAMNGREVFKFAVRQMGESAMNVVEKAGYRKEDVDYLIPHQANIRIMEAARERLGLPEEKMSKTIHKYGNTSAASIGISLVDDLEEGKIKNDDLIVLVGFGGGLTWGAVTLRWGR
- the fabF gene encoding beta-ketoacyl-ACP synthase II; this encodes MTKRRVVVTGIGAVTPLGATAEATWDAIKAGKSGIGPLTRVDAEKFTAKVAAEVKEFDIEQFVERKEARKMDRFTQYAVAASMMATKDANLNITEDMAPRVGVWIGSGIGGMETYEQQFLTFQERGARRVSPFFIPMLIPDMASGQVSIYLGAKGPNSCSVTACASGTNSIGDAFKVIERGDADVMISGGAEAPIVNLAIAGFTANTALTTNADPKTASRPFDKERDGFVIGEGAGIVILEELEHALARGAKIYGEVVGYGTTGDAHHITAPAPEGEGAARAMQQAINDAGVEPNVVGYINAHGTSTPYNDLFETQAVKTVFGEHAYKLAMSSTKSMTGHLLGAAGGVEAIFTVLALHEGILPPTINLHTPDPACDLDYVPNEAREASVEYALSNSLGFGGHNACLLFKKYN
- the trpS gene encoding tryptophan--tRNA ligase, with amino-acid sequence MTTIFSGVQPTGTITLGNYIGAIRQFPALQNQGQAIYCIVDQHAITVPQERLELRKSIRSLAAMYIAVGIDPEKSILFIQSEVPAHAQAAWMLQCVASIGELERMTQFKDKSSGKESVSAALLTYPPLMAADILLYNTNIVPVGEDQKQHIELTRDLAERFNKRYNEILTIPDIQLPKEGARIKSLQEPTKKMSKSDPNTKATIRVLDTPKEIEKKIKSAVTDSDGIVKFDVENKPGVSNLLTIESALSGISIADLEKKYEGKGYGDFKAGVAVAVIEHLTPIQERYYALIDSPELDDILDAGAEKANAIASKTLKKMENAMGLGRKRR
- the spxA gene encoding transcriptional regulator SpxA, whose amino-acid sequence is MRVTLFTSPSCTSCRKAKAWLEEHDIPYTERNIFSEPLTISEIKEILRMTEDGTDEIISTRSKIFQKLNVDVENLPLQRLYELIQEYPGLLRRPIILDEKRLQVGYNEDEIRRFLPRGVRAFQLQEAQRMVD
- the mecA gene encoding adaptor protein MecA, which encodes MDIERINDNTLKLFITYRDIEDRGYSREEIWYNRSKGEELFWDVMAEVNTDDYFDLEGPIWIHVNASEQGLEVIVTRANMSNDGESLTNGFDENQDIAAQLREMEETLLETMESEDNEEGTSILNARYKFKDIDELIPVAKRLITYGTASSLYKLDNEYYLSVDFSEMADAYERRNAIAILKEHLQPTKLTIHRIEEYGQPIMPEDCFETVIQYFA
- a CDS encoding competence protein CoiA, which produces MLVAHNEHGELIVITEDICLKQLQYLRQTTTFYCPQCKQPLQLKIGRVKIPHFAHKRLNDCDASFSEGESPIHLLGKQQLFSFFQKRVEHIALESYLSPLQQRPDLFLIHQNRHYAIEFQCSVIPSEQIDERTAGYERYGIIPLWITKTPNKLPTFGIRKIILSQFYQQFFKRYKGQLYLLTYDAVHSRFVYFSNLQYMQGRTWLAHIQPLPLDKQYFPFFVPNLLTKQQMREMLNLYEQHKINFFRTKVFFNRKGLKDLFLRGLYEQRLHFEQLPNYIGIPIKGDEAISLFSVEWQSHLFFFLHNYKLQLAQLNEQKIYAFLRWARLPQSVKAFLVVEQYVTFLRSIGVESLADKVEDTTLFQHLFSELIAFSEKN